Proteins encoded together in one Buteo buteo chromosome 26, bButBut1.hap1.1, whole genome shotgun sequence window:
- the LOC142045091 gene encoding histone H3 — protein sequence MARTKQTARKSTGGKAPRKQLATKAARKSAPATGGVKKPHRYRPGTVALREIRRYQKSTELLIRKLPFQRLVREIAQDFKTDLRFQSSAVMALQEASEAYLVGLFEDTNLCAIHAKRVTIMPKDIQLARRIRGERA from the coding sequence ATGGCGCGCACGAAGCAGACGGCGCGTAAGTCGACGGGCGGGAAGGCGCCCCGCAAGCAGCTGGCCACCAAGGCGGCCCGCAAGAGCGCGCCGGCCACGGGCGGCGTGAAGAAGCCGCACCGCTACCGGCCCGGCACGGTGGCGCTGCGCGAGATCCGGCGCTACCAGAAGTCGACGGAGCTGCTGATCCGCAAGCTGCCCTTCCAGCGCCTGGTGCGGGAGATCGCGCAGGACTTCAAGACCGACCTGCGCTTCCAGAGCTCGGCCGTGATGGCGCTGCAGGAGGCGAGCGAGGCCTACTTGGTGGGGCTCTTCGAGGACACCAACCTCTGCGCCATCCACGCCAAGCGCGTCACCATCATGCCCAAGGACATCCAGCTGGCCCGCCGCATCCGCGGCGAGCGCGCCTGA
- the LOC142044925 gene encoding histone H2A-IV, with protein MSGRGKQGGKARAKAKSRSSRAGLQFPVGRVHRLLRKGNYAERVGAGAPVYLAAVLEYLTAEILELAGNAARDNKKTRIIPRHLQLAIRNDEELNKLLGKVTIAQGGVLPNIQAVLLPKKTDSHKAKAK; from the coding sequence ATGTCCGGCCGCGGGAAGCAGGGCGGGAAGGCGCGGGCCAAGGCCAAGTCGCGCTCGTCGCGGGCCGGGCTGCAGTTCCCCGTGGGCCGCGTGCACCGGCTGCTGCGCAAGGGCAACTACGCGGAGCGGGTGGGCGCCGGCGCCCCGGTGTACCTGGCGGCCGTGCTGGAGTACCTGACGGCCGAGATCCTGGAGCTGGCGGGCAACGCGGCCCGCGACAACAAGAAGACGCGCATCATCCCCCGGCACCTGCAGCTGGCCATCCGCAACGACGAGGAGCTCAACAAGCTGCTGGGCAAGGTGACCATCGCGCAGGGCGGGGTGCTGCCCAACATCCAGGCCGTCCTGCTGCCCAAGAAGACTGACAGCCACAAGGCTAAAGCCAAGTAA
- the LOC142045090 gene encoding histone H3, whose protein sequence is MARTKQTARKSTGGKAPRKQLATKAARKSAPATGGVKKPHRYRPGTVALREIRRYQKSTELLIRKLPFQRLVREIAQDFKTDLRFQSSAVMALQEASEAYLVGLFEDTNLCAIHAKRVTIMPKDIQLARRIRGERA, encoded by the coding sequence ATGGCGCGCACGAAGCAGACGGCGCGTAAGTCGACGGGCGGGAAGGCGCCCCGCAAGCAGCTGGCCACCAAGGCGGCCCGCAAGAGCGCGCCGGCCACGGGCGGCGTGAAGAAGCCGCACCGCTACCGGCCCGGCACGGTGGCGCTGCGCGAGATCCGGCGCTACCAGAAGTCGACGGAGCTGCTGATCCGCAAGCTGCCCTTCCAGCGCCTGGTGCGGGAGATCGCGCAGGACTTCAAGACCGACCTGCGCTTCCAGAGCTCGGCCGTGATGGCGCTGCAGGAGGCGAGCGAGGCCTACCTGGTGGGGCTCTTCGAGGACACCAACCTCTGCGCCATCCACGCCAAGCGCGTCACCATCATGCCCAAGGACATCCAGCTGGCCCGCCGCATCCGCGGCGAGCGCGCCTGA
- the LOC142044924 gene encoding histone H1.03-like, whose product MAETAPAAAPAAAAPAPAAKKPKKAAGGSKARKPAGPSVTELITKAVSASKERKGLSLAALKKALAAGGYDVEKNNSRIKLGLKSLVSKGTLVQTKGIGASGSFRLSKKPGEVKEKAPKKRAAAAKPKKPAAKKPAGAAKKPKKAVTAKKSPKKAKKPAAAAAKKATKSPKKATKAAKPKKAAAAVKSPAKAKAVKPKAAKPKAAKPKAAKAKKAAPKKK is encoded by the coding sequence ATGGCCGAgaccgcgcccgccgccgcgcccgccgccgctgccccggcccccgccgccaaGAAGCCGAAGAAGGCGGCGGGCGGCTCCAAAGCCCGCAAGCCGGCGGGCCCCAGCGTCACCGAGCTGATCACCAAGGCCGTGTCCGCCTCCAAGGAGCGCAAGGGGCTCTCGCTCGCCGCGCTCAAGAAGGCGCTGGCCGCCGGTGGTTACGACGTGGAGAAGAACAACAGCCGCATCAAGCTGGGGCTCAAGAGCCTGGTCAGCAAGGGCACCCTGGTGCAGACCAAGGGTATTGGTGCGTCTGGATCTTTTCGTCTTAGTAAGAAACCCGGTGAAGTAAAGGAAAAAGCCCCCAAGAAGCGGGCAGCTGCCGCCAAGCCCAAGAAGCCGGCAGCCAAGAAGCCCGCTGGTGCCGCGAAGAAGCCGAAGAAAGCGGTGACAGCGAAGAAGAGCCCCAAGAAAGCCAAGAagccggcggccgccgcggccaAGAAAGCGACCAAGAGCCCCAAGAAGGCGACCAAAGCTGCCAAGCCCAAAAAAGCGGCGGCAGCAGTGAAGAGCCCGGCGAAGGCGAAGGCGGTGAAGCCCAAAGCAGCCAAGCCCAAGGCGGCCAAGCCCAAAGCGGCCAAGGCGAAGAAGGCGGCGCCCAAGAAGAAGTAA
- the LOC142044926 gene encoding histone H2B 5, whose translation MPEPAKSAPAPKKGSKKAVTKTQKKGDKKRRKSRKESYSIYVYKVLKQVHPDTGISSKAMGIMNSFVNDIFERIAGEASRLAHYNKRSTITSREIQTAVRLLLPGELAKHAVSEGTKAVTKYTSSK comes from the coding sequence ATGCCCGAGCCGGCCAAGTCCGCTCCCGCGCCCAAGAAGGGCTCCAAGAAAGCCGTCACCAAGACGCAGAAGAAGGGTGACAAGAAACGGCGTAAGAGCCGCAAGGAGAGCTACTCGATCTACGTGTACAAGGTGCTGAAGCAGGTGCACCCCGACACGGGCATCTCCTCCAAGGCCATGGGCATCATGAACTCCTTCGTCAACGACATCTTCGAGCGCATCGCCGGCGAGGCCTCGCGCCTGGCGCACTACAACAAGCGCTCCACCATCACCTCGCGGGAGATCCAGACGGCCGTGCGGCTCCTGCTGCCCGGCGAGCTGGCCAAGCACGCCGTCTCCGAGGGCACCAAGGCCGTCACCAAGTACACCAGCTCCAAGTAA
- the LOC142045089 gene encoding LOW QUALITY PROTEIN: histone H1.01-like (The sequence of the model RefSeq protein was modified relative to this genomic sequence to represent the inferred CDS: inserted 1 base in 1 codon), with protein MGAPRRVLQPPRXRPRTTAMSEVAPAPAAEAAPAAAAPAPAAKAAAKKPKKAAGGSRARKPAGPSVTELITKAVSASKERKGLSLAALKKALAAGGYDVEKNNSRIKLGLKSLVSKGTLVQTKGTGASGSFRLSKKPGEVKEKAPKKRAAAATKPKKPAAKKPASAAKKPKKAVTAKKSPKKAKKPAAAAAKKAAKSPKKATKAAKPKKAAAAAKSPAKAKAVKPKAAKPKAAKPKAAKAKKAAPKKK; from the exons ATGGGGGCGCCGCGGCGGGTGTTGCAGCCGCCGC TCCGTCCGCGCACCACCGCCATGTCCGAGGTCGCTCCAGCCCCCGCTGCTgaggcagcgcccgccgccgccgccccggcccccgccgccaaGGCCGCCGCCAAGAAGCCCAAGAAGGCGGCGGGCGGCTCCCGAGCCCGCAAGCCGGCGGGCCCCAGCGTCACCGAGCTGATCACCAAGGCCGTGTCCGCCTCCAAGGAGCGCAAGGGGCTCTCGCTCGCCGCGCTCAAGAAGGCGCTGGCCGCCGGCGGCTACGACGTGGAGAAGAACAACAGCCGCATCAAGCTGGGGCTCAAGAGCCTGGTCAGCAAGGGCACCCTGGTGCAGACCAAGGGCACCGGCGCCTCCGGCTCTTTCCGTCTCAGCAAGAAGCCCGGCGAGGTGAAGGAAAAAGCCCCCAAGAAGCGGGCAGCCGCCGCCACCAAGCCCAAGAAGCCGGCAGCCAAGAAGCCCGCCAGTGCTGCTAAGAAGCCCAAGAAAGCGGTGACAGCGAAGAAGAGCCCCAAGAAAGCCAAGAagccggcggccgccgcggccaAGAAAGCGGCCAAGAGCCCCAAAAAGGCGACCAAGGCTGCCAAGCCCAAAaaagcggcggcagcggcgaaGAGTCCGGCGAAGGCGAAGGCGGTGAAGCCTAAAGCAGCCAAGCCCAAGGCGGCCAAGCCCAAAGCGGCCAAGGCGAAGAAGGCGGCGCCCAAGAAGAAGTAA